In the genome of Pseudomonas fluorescens, the window TTTGGCTGAGCCACCGTCCGCAGATACGGCTTCAGGGTCGTGAAGCCATCCGGGTATTTCTTCTTCGCGTCTTCGTCAGACACCGAGGTCGGGATGATCACGTCTTCACCCGGCCGCCAGTTCACTGGCGTGGCGACGGTGTGTTTGGCATTGAGTTGCAGGGAATCGAGCAGGCGCAGCACTTCATCGAAGTTGCGCCCGGCGCTCATCGGGTAGATCAGCATGGCCTTGACCTTCTTGTCCGGGCCGACGATGAACACCGAACGCACCGTGGCGTTGTCCACTGCCGTGCGCGCGCCGCCGCTGGCATTGGGGTGGATCATGTCGTAGAGCTTGGCCACCACCAGGTTTTCGTCGCCGATCAGCGGATAGTTGACCGCTGCGCCCTGGGTCTCGGCGATGTCACCGACCCAGCGGTTGTGGTCACTGACCGGGTCGACGCTGAGGCCCAGGACCTTGGTGTTGCGCTTGTCGAATTCCGGCTTGAGTTTGGCCAGGTAACCCAGTTCGGTGGTGCACACCGGGGTGAAATCCTTGGGGTGGGAAAACAGGATGGCCCAGCCATCGCCGATCCATTGGTGAAAGTTGAGGGTGCCTTCGGTGGTGTCGGCGGTGAAATCCGGTG includes:
- a CDS encoding peroxiredoxin, which translates into the protein MAIRIGDEAPDFTADTTEGTLNFHQWIGDGWAILFSHPKDFTPVCTTELGYLAKLKPEFDKRNTKVLGLSVDPVSDHNRWVGDIAETQGAAVNYPLIGDENLVVAKLYDMIHPNASGGARTAVDNATVRSVFIVGPDKKVKAMLIYPMSAGRNFDEVLRLLDSLQLNAKHTVATPVNWRPGEDVIIPTSVSDEDAKKKYPDGFTTLKPYLRTVAQPK